The Euphorbia lathyris chromosome 2, ddEupLath1.1, whole genome shotgun sequence genome includes a window with the following:
- the LOC136219534 gene encoding probable calcium-binding protein CML21 — protein MGGAVGKPVSWIPETKLEAKMVEAMRRREAEGCSVRSFNSIILKFPKIDEGLRNCKAIFEKFDEDSNGAIDQEELRKCFDKLEIAFSEEEITDLFQACDINEVMGMKFNEFIVLLCLVYLLKDDPTAAQAKSRMGMPNLEATFETLVDAFVFLDKNKDGYVSKIEMVQAIDESGERSSGRIAMKRFEEMDWDKNGMVNFKEFLFAFTRWVGIDENEDE, from the exons ATGGGAGGTGCAGTGGGGAAGCCTGTCAGTTGGATACCAGAAACAAAGCTTGAGGCGAAAATGGTCGAAGCTATGCGGCGCAGAGAAGCTGAAGGATGTTCTGTAAGATCATTCAACAGCATAATTTTGAAGTTTCCAAAAATTGACGAGGGCCTAAGAAATTGTAAAGCTATATTCGAGAAATTTG ATGAGGATTCAAATGGTGCAATTGATCAAGAAGAGCTTAGAAAATGTTTTGATAAGCTGGAAATAGCTTTCTCAGAGGAGGAAATTACTGATCTGTTtcaggcatgtgatattaatgAAGTTATGGGGATGAAGTTCAATGAGTTTATTGTACTTCTTTGCCTTGTCTATCTTCTCAAGGATGATCCAACTGCTGCTCAGGCT AAATCACGTATGGGAATGCCAAATTTGGAGGCCACATTCGAAACACTGGTTGACGCATTTGTTTTCTTGGACAAGAACAAGGATGGTTATGTCAGCAAGATTGAGATGGTTCAGGCCATAGATGAATCGGGGGAACGTTCCTCAGGCCGAATAGCAATGAAAAGATttg AAGAGATGGACTGGGACAAAAATGGAATGGTGAATTTCAAGGAATTTCTGTTTGCTTTCACACGGTGGGTCGGAATTGATGAAAACGAGGATGAGTAA